One region of Podospora bellae-mahoneyi strain CBS 112042 chromosome 1 map unlocalized CBS112042p_1.2, whole genome shotgun sequence genomic DNA includes:
- a CDS encoding uncharacterized protein (EggNog:ENOG503P58V; antiSMASH:Cluster_1; COG:Q), whose product MATVLETNKPAPAEEPGFSVKEGANWSEYLSFRPVYPQSFFGRIYEYHFQKPQAASTTAQDVGAGCGIVSSNLASRFNKVIVSDPNDGYTTLARKLLVEQSGLPASQFTFLQEGAEKSSVQSGTVDLVTACEMMHWTNVDVAVKEFGRVLKAGGTLAITYYTVPRIVGNEPAQKIWRQIWRAYAERAQGELYDHAFGIVNSGFQCIGLPEAEWESVKRVYINSGGSTVPFQIDDRLAESRVRGDEEAIWLEGDKDWYDEQGLDWLKGYLATWVPRIPEADIQDLWDALEAALNGKKASLETPLVLIFATKKA is encoded by the coding sequence ATGGCAACAGTCCTTGAGACAAACAAACCGGCTCCTGCTGAGGAGCCCGGCTTCTCAGTAAAGGAAGGCGCCAACTGGTCCGAATACCTCTCCTTCCGCCCCGTGTACCCACAGTCTTTCTTCGGCCGCATCTACGAATATCACTTTCAGAAGCCCCAGGCGGCTTCAACAACGGCCCAAGATGTTGGAGCCGGCTGCGGCATTGTCTCCTCAAACTTGGCCTCCCGTTTCAACAAAGTGATCGTCTCGGACCCCAACGATGGCTACACCACACTCGCTCGGAAACTTCTTGTCGAGCAGTCTGGGCTTCCAGCGTCCCAATTCACCTTTCTACAGGAGGGCGCAGAGAAAAGCTCTGTCCAGTCCGGGACAGTGGATTTGGTCACGGCCTGTGAGATGATGCACTGGACAAACGTTGACGTGGCCGTCAAAGAATTCGGCAGAGTCCTCAAGGCTGGCggcaccctcgccatcactTACTACACCGTGCCCAGGATCGTCGGCAACGAGCCAGCCCAGAAGATCTGGAGGCAGATTTGGCGGGCTTATGCCGAACGGGCCCAGGGAGAGCTGTACGATCATGCTTTCGGCATTGTCAACTCAGGGTTTCAGTGCATCGGACTCCCTGAGGCGGAATGGGAAAGTGTCAAGAGGGTGTACATCAACTCAGGAGGGAGCACCGTGCCTTTCCAGATTGATGACAGGTTGGCTGAGAGTAGAGTCagaggcgatgaggaggCAATCTGGTTGGAAGGCGATAAAGACTGGTATGACGAGCAAGGTCTTGACTGGCTGAAGGGTTACCTCGCAACATGGGTGCCACGAATCCCAGAGGCTGATATCCAGGACCTTTGGGATGCTTTGGAGGCTGCATTGAATGGAAAGAAGGCGAGCCTGGAAACACCACTTGTGTTGATCTTCGCCACCAAGAAAGCATAG
- a CDS encoding uncharacterized protein (antiSMASH:Cluster_1; COG:S; EggNog:ENOG503P5VA), with translation MSLKLLSHHSTAREIKQLPGYPRLKPAYILKINIGNILKVGTVGSGQSLSLVETGTGTLTTAEGYDCPVDGEIVYGADWLLNEPDGEHAIPNLKLLIKTKDGAILSSEYTGTGVFSKPVLDMWAGDENAKTFPFGISSTYHTFQSGDPKYKHLQYKTFVGNGRFVVNDDRSITVESRISEVIPSNDLDC, from the exons ATGtccctcaagctcctcagTCACCATTCCACAGCTCGTGAGATCAAGCAGCTTCCGGGCTATCCCCGGTTGAAGCCTGCTTACATCTTGAAG ATCAACATTGGCAACATTTTGAAGGTGGGAACCGTGGGTTCTGGCCAAAGCCTATCTCTCGTG GAAACCGGAACCGGCACCCTGACGACAGCTGAGGGCTACGATTGTCCTGTCGACGGCGAGATTGTCTACGGCGCAGACTGGCTCTTGAACGAGCCAGACGGAGAGCATGCCATTCCCAACCTGAAGCTCCTCATCAA AACCAAGGACGGTGCC ATCCTGAGCTCTGAGTACACAGGCACAGGCGTCTTCAGCAAGCCGGTCCTCGACATGTGGGCTGGTGACGAAAACGCAAAGACATTCCCGTTTGGAATCTCTT CAACATACCATACCTTCCAATCCGGTGACCCCAAATACAAGCACCTGCAGTACAAGACGTTTGTTGGAAATGGACGGTTTGTTGTGAACGACGACCGCTCCATCACTGTTGAGTCGCGGATCTCTGAGGTCATTCCTAGCAATGACTTGGATTGTTAG
- a CDS encoding uncharacterized protein (COG:P; antiSMASH:Cluster_1; EggNog:ENOG503NUMR), with amino-acid sequence MAAPRINGINPAEATNNETAPLIPHHSHNHNHHHRTPTLFPIPHEGESGRTGFHPSHFFLVLWRSSSPISSFVNLLFPFVIAAFISRIFFSHSHPLWTFALSYIGMIPSANLLGFAGQELARKMPKVAGILIETTFGSIVEIILFVVLIINHDEKEEGGNMVPIIQAAILGSILTNLLLCLGVCFFVGGIRHVSQRFHAIVSEVGSGLLLVAAFGLLIPSAFYSALKSEAKTVEVVIGEGVKVVVPLEHSDDFTLGKLEDDVLQISRATSVALILSFFMYIWYCASSQHSIFDEVIEADEHRDADREADMEKPKFTATEAVIALLLSLACVTALLIFLVDEIEHVVHSGVPDQFLGLILLPLVEKAAEHLTAIDEAWDGVINVALYHCLGPSIQTALFNGPLVVIVGWTLGKPMDLNFEIFMIGLLVLSILVISNFLRDGESNWLEGALLVIVYAITAIACWYYPNPDVASSNSLQQLKLINGTVANAIEGLRQAFTGV; translated from the exons ATGGCAGCTCCCCGAATAAACGGCATCAACCCAGCCGAAGCCACCAACAATGAAACcgcccccctcatcccccaccacagccacaatcacaaccaccaccaccgcacccCAActctcttccccatccctcaTGAAGGTGAATCCGGCCGCACAGGCTTCCACCCTtcccacttcttcctcgtcctctggcGCAGCTCgtcccccatctccagcttcgtcaacctcctcttccccttcgtcATCGCCGCCTTCATCTCCcgcatcttcttctcccactcccacccacTATGGACCTTCGCCCTAAGCTACATAGGCATGATCCCCTCTGCCAATCTCCTCGGTTTTGCCGGACAAGAGCTCGCGAGAAAGATGCCCAAGGTTGCCGGGATTCTAATCGAGACAACATTCGGCTCGATCGTGGAGATTATCCTGTTTGTGGTCTTGATCATCAACCATGACgagaaagaggaaggggggaacATGGTACCTATCATCCAGGCGGCGATCTTGGGGAGTATCCTCACCAACCTGCTCTTGTGCTTGGGAGTCTGCTTTTTCGTCGGCGGGATAAGGCATGTCAGCCAGAGGTTCCACGCGATTGTGTCAGAGGTTGGAAGCGGGTTGTTGCTCGTGGCTGCGTTTGGGCTTTTGATCCCTAGCGCGTTTTACTCTGCGCTCAAGTCGGAGgcgaagacggtggaggtggtaattggggagggggtgaaagTTGTTGTGCCTTTGGAGCATAGTGATGATTTCACATTGGGGAAGTTGGAAGATGATGTCCTTCAAATCAGCAGGGCGACGTCTGTTGCGTTGATTCTGAGCTTTTTCATGTACATCTGGTACTGCGCAAGCAGTCAGCACAGCATCTTTGACGAGGTGATCGAGGCGGATGAGCACAGGGATGCCGATCGGGAGGCAGATATGGAGAAGCCGAAGTTTACTGCTACCGAGGCGGTGATAGCGTTGCTTCTGTCGTTGGCGTGTGTCACGGCTTTGCTGATATTCCTGGTCGATGAGATTGAACATGTGGTGCATAGCGGAGTGCCGGATCAGTTCTTGGGTTTGATCTTGTTGCCGTTGGTTGAAAAAGCAGCGGAGCATTTGACTGCAATCGACGAGGCTTGGG ATGGTGTGATCAATGTTGCGCTGTATCACTGCCTTGGACCCTCCATCCAGACAGCGCTCTTCAATGGCCCACTAGTGGTCATTGTTGGATGGACTTTGGGCAAGCCCATGGATCTCAACTTTGAGATATTCATGATCGGGTTGCTTGTCTTGTCGATCCTAGTAATAAGCAACTTCCTGCGAGATGGGGAGTCCAACTGGCTCGAGGGTGCTCTTCTTGTG ATCGTCTATGCCATCACAGCAATTGCCTGCTGGTACTATCCCAATCCCGACGTAGCATCATCCAACAGTCTACAACAACTAAAACTAATCAACGGAACTGTCGCTAATGCGATCGAGGGGTTGAGGCAAGCATTTACCGGAGTGTAA
- a CDS encoding uncharacterized protein (antiSMASH:Cluster_1), with translation MKHTTALVAALGLAATVSAANPATNNRRHAVNRRSVPVSTPENTKRDTAHQQGNKRVESRSPTRFANPFTGDEEPGVDVEPSVEDKESLEDESSSYGLKDQATDAAWDVGSSYLEGKTGIKLPDRPRSGSGINFAKRNKKRSVIEARAKSRSGGGKSNGGGFGGQLVDAGKDFAVEEGTAFVEDQTGIDLPDRNGQSSSGSSGGSWTSWRPWKLSKREITVDEVVEEVLDQMKEGESKSDAETADALKEIVEEAAKDDEDKSISDVVEALAEASDDNDSEPKDEPTDTIEEILGDSSDKEDEDEDILAETIEDIVDGDSSDSKSSHGDTLEEKLEELEKETSALDKDDPKAEMIDELIDELIDEAATLDEIPVEYFQYWMAVQSCLDPVHLLTTKGLMASHLSRRGTTPIIVTPTKTVKREEAKAAEVNLGLAQPFGAEMAQTSGAGDGLSGRGTVGYLVFGVAAAFLVRGVAF, from the coding sequence ATGAAGCACACAACCGCCCTCGTCGCTGCCCTAGGCCTCGCCGCCACGGTTTCTGCTGCTAACCCCGCGACTAATAACCGCCGTCATGCAGTCAACAGGAGGTCTGTTCCTGTTTCAACACCGGAAAATACGAAGCGTGACACCGCCCACCAACAGGGCAACAAGCGTGTCGAATCTCGCTCGCCAACCCGGTTCGCCAACCCTTTTACGGGTGATGAAGAGCCAGGCGTCGATGTCGAACCCAGCGTCGAAGACAAAGAAAGCCTTGAGGACGAATCGAGCAGCTATGGCCTTAAAGACCAGGCTACCGACGCCGCGTGGGACGTTGGCTCAAGCTATCTGGAGGGAAAAACTGGTATCAAGCTACCTGATAGGCCACGATCCGGTTCTGGCATCAACTTTGCGAAGAGGAATAAAAAGCGGAGCGTGATCGAAGCACGGGCAAAGTCGAggagtggtggagggaagagcaacggtggtggctttggcGGTCAGCTTGTGGATGCTGGCAAAGACTTTGCCGTTGAAGAGGGAACGGCATTCGTCGAGGATCAGACGGGGATTGACCTGCCAGACAGGAATGGGCAGTCTAGCTCTGGAAGCTCAGGCGGCAGTTGGACGAGCTGGCGTCCCTGGAAGCTCAGCAAGCGGGAGATCACCGttgacgaggttgtcgaggaggtgttggatcaGATGAAAGAGGGAGAGTCCAAGTCTGATGCTGAGACTGCCGACGCCCTGAAGGAGAttgttgaggaggctgccaaagacgacgaagatAAGTCCATTAGCGACGTGGTGGAGGCCCTGGCGGAGGCCAGTGACGATAACGACTCCGAACCCAAGGATGAACCAACTGATACTATCGAGGAGATCCTCGGTGACTCTTCTGACAaagaggacgaagatgaagacatCCTCGCAGAAACCATCGAGGACATTGTTGACGGGGACTCCTCCGATAGCAAGTCATCCCACGGCGACACCctcgaggagaagctggaagaACTCGAGAAGGAGACCTCTGCCCTCGACAAGGATGACCCCAAGGCCGAGATGATTGACGAGCTGATCGATGAACTTATCGACGAAGCTGCCACCTTGGACGAGATCCCGGTGGAGTATTTCCAGTACTGGATGGCGGTTCAGAGCTGCCTTGACCCTGTTCACTTGCTGACCACGAAGGGCCTGATGGCTAGTCATCTTTCACGTCGCGGCACTACCCCGATTATTGTGACGCCGACCAAGACCGtcaagagagaagaggcgAAGGCTGCGGAGGTGAACCTGGGATTGGCCCAGCCTTTTGGGGCAGAGATGGCGCAGACTTCGGGGGCGGGCGATGGGTTGTCGGGTAGGGGAACGGTGGGGTACCTTGTGTTTGGCGTGGCGGCCGCGTTTTTGGTCCGCGGGGTGGCGTTCTAG
- a CDS encoding uncharacterized protein (antiSMASH:Cluster_1; EggNog:ENOG503NYXU; COG:S): MVGGMKSFIICASAALAACTPTPPTPIVRKEWRTLTTSEKAEYINAVKCILAKPALTPEGSPPTGHGVISRYDNLVYTHIQQTLEVHYVGHFLAWHRLFTATYEKMLRNECGYTGAQPYWDWTLDAADITASPIFDPMTGFGGNGPWVPSDPTSWMPPVPGRTGGGCVVDGPFAGINDLVHLGPGDSLVYNPQCLKRDLAPSFASMYLGMNQTQLTLSQPDFGWFNAVVEGSPSFDASGVHGGGHFGVGGTFGQMGDLNTSPADPIFHLHHANLDRLWWSWQSLNLPARLSDISGPSIIMDPTSPNVTLAHPLSVGVSGVDTTVGDVMKIDACGTGGSMCYTYDSLYTLL; this comes from the exons ATGGTTGGCGGCATGAAAAGCTTCATCATTTGTGCCTCTGCTGCTTTGGCCGCATGcacacccactcctcccacgCCCATCGTCCGCAAGGAATG GCGTACTCTCACCACTTCCGAGAAGGCAGAGTACATCAATGCCGTCAAATGCATACTCGCCAAACCAGCCCTCACACCAGAAGGTTCACCCCCAACCGGTCACGGTGTCATCAGCCGCTACGATAACCTAGTCTACACCCACATCCAGCAAACCCTGGAGGTTCACTACGTCGGCCACTTCCTCGCCTGGCACAGACTCTTCACAGCCACATATGAGAAGATGCTCCGCAACGAGTGCGGCTACACCGGCGCCCAACCATACTGGGACTGGACCCTCGACGCAGCCGACATCACCGCCTCGCCCATCTTCGACCCCATGACAGGGTTCGGGGGCAACGGCCCATGGGTTCCTAGTGACCCCACCTCATGGATGCCACCTGTCCCAGGGCGCACCGGAGGAGGCTGTGTGGTGGATGGTCCCTTTGCGGGGATCAACGATCTGGTCCACTTGGGCCCTGGGGACTCTCTAGTATATAACCCGCAGTGCTTGAAGAGAGATCTTGCCCCTTCGTTTGCGTCAATGTACCTGGGGATGAACCAGACACAGCTCACACTGAGCCAGCCCGACTTTGGGTGGTTCAACGCCGTTGTTGAAGGGTCCCCCAGCTTTGATGCTTCAGGTGTGCACGGTGGTGGGCATTTCGGCGTTGGTGGAACGTTTG GTCAAATGGGTGACTTAAACACCTCGCCAGCTGATCCAATTTTCCACCTGCATCACGCAAATCTGGACAGATTGTGGTGGTCGTGGCAGAGCTTGAACCTGCCGGCAAGACTGAGTGATATCTCGGGGCCGTCTATCATCATGGACCCCACGTCCCCCAACGTTACCTTGGCTCATCCGTTGTCAGTGGGTGTCAGTGGAGTTGACACCACCGTTGGAGACGTCATGAAGATCGATGCTTGTGGGACGGGCGGCAGCATGTGCTACACATACGACTCTCTTTACACCCTGCTATGA
- a CDS encoding uncharacterized protein (COG:S; EggNog:ENOG503P591) codes for MSSNHPEQTFPRLHNAVIGNLNNILKPRPYFKRGSREILSNFTKKYSTFVMASFTCENSQCSKAGWRSGKVTILIRGYENNGYHATIFNQRCERCKKFGSLELDESAYIDRVCYRLKKWAGISLEMRSSRDWKGTPPHKKHLCEGCRKGFCEG; via the coding sequence ATGAGCTCCAACCACCCCGAGCAGACATTCCCCCGCCTTCACAATGCTGTCATTGGCAACTTAAACAACATTCTCAAGCCAAGACCTTACTTCAAACGAGGGAGCCGTGAAATCCTCAGCAATTTTACCAAAAAATACTCCACCTTTGTGATGGCCAGCTTCACCTGTGAAAATTCTCAATGTTCCAAGGCTGGCTGGAGGAGCGGAAAGGTCACCATTCTGATCCGGGGCTACGAAAACAACGGATATCATGCCACTATTTTCAACCAGCGATGCGAACGATGCAAGAAATTTGGCAGTTTGGAGTTGGATGAGTCCGCCTACATTGACCGAGTCTGTTATCGACTGAAAAAATGGGCCGGGATCAGCTTGGAAATGCGAAGCTCAAGGGACTGGAAAGGAACGCCGCCTCACAAGAAACACCTATGTGAAGGGTGCAGAAAAGGGTTTTGTGAAGGCTGA
- a CDS encoding uncharacterized protein (EggNog:ENOG503NX8Q; COG:S) — protein MDRGANREHGAVTAANPGETHLLSTTIGDTGPDNKSVIVPYLRERVPEFRRLDRLRQQGWENPAGDRFFQAQRSNADNIGDQQSSQFHFGLMQRIAAELHNAADGCFTTVTKPGAILDVCAAPGGFLAAAMALNDPDLRVRACTLPFSQGGYKVLLPHENNDAVNINYCDVTMLAEDFGVKIEEIPASHPDHNKFMPRQFTIDEQYDIAICDGHVLRTQERASYREKRESIRLQNGSFVLALEHLRPGGTFIALLHKIEMWRIACLLQTMSRFSDVRVYKPKCGHAKRSSFYMIAKDVQSHSSEAKEAIKTWKNIWYVATFGTDQELYQAIRDSGPSAEELLADFGPQLITLGRPVWLTQAKALAKAPFIKKKK, from the exons ATGGACAGAGGTGCAAACCGGGAACATGGCGCCGTGACCGCAGCTAATCCTGGAGAAACACACCTCCTTTCAACCACCATAGGGGACACTGGGCCGGACAACAAGAGCGTCATTGTCCCGTACCTACGAGAGAGAGTCCCAGAGTTCCGAAGGCTTGATCGTCTTCGCCAGCAG GGTTGGGAGAACCCAGCCGGGGACAGATTCTTCCAGGCCCAACGCTCTAATGCCGACAACATCGGTGACCAACAGTCCTCTCAGTTTCACTTTGGCCTCATGCAGAGAATCGCAGCCGAGCTTCACAATGCCGCAGATGGTTGCTTCACTACAGTTACCAAGCCTGGTGCGATTCTGGATGTCTGTGCCGCACCAGGTGGCTTTCTTGCCGCTGCCATGGCCCTAAACGACCCCGACCTTCGAGTACGAGCTTGTACCCTTCCCTTCTCGCAGGGCGGTTACAAGGTTTTGTTGCCTCATGAGAATAACGATGCCGTCAACATCAACTACTGTGACGTCACAATGCTAGCAGAAGATTTCGGCGTGAAGATTGAAGAGATTCCCGCTTCGCACCCCGATCACAACAAGTTCATGCCTCGCCAGTTCACCATCGACGAGCAATACGATATCGCAATCTGTGACGGGCACGTCCTCCGCACCCAAGAGAGAGCAAGCTACCGAGAGAAGCGGGAGTCAATCAGGCTGCAAAACGGTTCTTTTGTGTTGGCCTTGGAGCATTTGCGTCCAGGAGGAACATTCATCGCCTTGTTACACAAGATTGAGATGTGGAGGATCGCCTGCTTGTTGCAAACAATGTCCAGGTTCTCTGACGTTCGCGTGTACAAGCCAAAGTGTGGCCACGCGAAAAGGTCTTCGTTTTACATGATTGCAAAAGATGTTCAAAGTCACTCGAGCGAAGCCAAGGAGGCAATCAAGACGTGGAAGAATATCTGGTATGTGGCTACTTTTGGAACCGATCAAGAGTTGTATCAGGCTATCAGGGACAGTGGTCCATCTGCTGAAGAACTGCTGGCCGACTTTGGTCCTCAACTCATCACCCTGGGGCGTCCGGTTTGGTTGACTCAAGCCAAGGCTCTGGCAAAGGCACCattcatcaagaagaagaaataa
- a CDS encoding uncharacterized protein (EggNog:ENOG503NYS9; COG:E): MLKRYPFTTTTHHHHQLEIQPNKTQFTMANPANVSGAKSSTLSTLSTEDQFYTDIASKNVEPLWTVLNKMVPPKPNPSSVVTAWPYEDLRPVLMQSGIVVSAEEAERRVLMLVNPAMQAPYTTDTIYAGLQLILPGETAPAHRHVAFALRFIVEGSRGFTAVEGQKLMMERGDVILTPSWHWHDHGSEGDGPMVWLDGLDLPVYRFLPVNFAENYEEARYPSELSDNSNWKLPWAPVQAVLDENKETETYARYDYKSGGHGKYLSKTISGQAERVNAGASTKKVRETVSFVYHVYEGEGYSTIVSPEGKEEKVQWKGKDTFAVPAWSTISHTCTQEFGSAYLFAINDRPMVESLGLYKRQELK; this comes from the coding sequence ATGTTGAAGCGATATCCATTCACGACGAcaacccaccatcatcaccaactcgaGATACAACCAAATAAGACCCAATTTACAATGGCAAACCCCGCCAATGTTTCCGGAGCCAAGAGCTCAACCCTCTCAACACTCTCAACAGAAGACCAGTTTTACACCGACATCGCCTCCAAGAATGTCGAGCCCCTCTGGACCGTCCTCAACAAGATGGTTCCACCGAAGCCAAACCCCAGCTCGGTGGTCACCGCCTGGCCCTACGAAGACCTCCGACCCGTGCTCATGCAAAGCGGGATTGTCGTTTCAGCAGAGGAGGCAGAGCGTCGTGTGCTCATGCTGGTAAACCCTGCCATGCAGGCACCCTACACCACCGACACCATCTACGCCGGTCTTCAGCTCATCCTGCCAGGAGAAACCGCCCCTGCTCACAGGCACGTGGCCTTTGCCCTGAGGTTCATCGTCGAGGGATCTCGCGGTTTTACcgcggtggaggggcagaaGCTGATGATGGAGCGTGGAGATGTCATTCTCACCCCGTCTTGGCACTGGCATGACCACGGCAGTGAAGGTGATGGGCCGATGGTGTGGTTGGACGGCCTGGACTTGCCCGTGTACCGCTTCCTCCCTGTGAACTTTGCCGAGAACTACGAGGAGGCAAGATATCCCAGTGAGCTGTCTGACAACAGCAACTGGAAGCTCCCCTGGGCTCCGGTGCAAGCTGTGTTGGATGAGAATAAGGAGACTGAAACTTATGCGCGGTATGACTACAAGTCCGGGGGTCATGGGAAGTACCTGTCCAAGACTATTTCTGGGCAGGCGGAGAGAGTCAACGCCGGGGCCTCCACcaagaaggtgagggagacggtGTCATTTGTGTATCATGTGTATGAAGGAGAGGGGTACTCGACTATTGTCTCGCcggagggaaaggaggagaaggttcAGTGGAAGGGCAAGGACACTTTTGCTGTTCCAGCGTGGAGCACAATCTCTCATACTTGCACGCAAGAGTTCGGGAGTGCATATCTGTTTGCTATTAATGACAGACCGATGGTTGAGTCTTTGGGATTGTACAAGAGACAAGAGCTGAAGTAG
- a CDS encoding uncharacterized protein (EggNog:ENOG503P6QN; COG:S), whose amino-acid sequence MSTKTQKRSVKFTVHGTPDAIFICYCSHCKKNAGAPGQIASLNPPSDFQDLILTISQSAKFKSENVHVLEGSEHINTWILKDNLSGCEKHKKFCSRCGCTLWTIPMKHSGSHWIVRTALLENGFDKFPYKAEFFASRKMPVAAAMVKSFDTMPGA is encoded by the exons ATGTCCACCAAGACACAGAAGAGAA GCGTCAAATTCACCGTCCACGGAACCCCTGACGCCATCTTTATCTGCTACTGCTCACACTGCAAGAAGAATGCCGGTGCTCCAGGGCAAATCGCAAGTTTGAACCCCCCCAGTGACTTCCAAGATCTCATACTAACGATCTCTCAGTCAGCCAAGTTCAAGTCCGAAAATGTGCACGTCTTGGAAGGAAGCGAGCATATCAATACATGGATTCTGAAAGACAACCTCAGTGGCTGTGAGAAACACAAGAAGTTCTGTTCTCGGTGCGGTTGCACATTGTGGACAATTCCTATGAAGCATTCTGGTAGCCATTGGATCGTTCGCACAGCTCTGCTGGAGAATGG GTTCGACAAGTTCCCGTACAAGGCCGAGTTCTTCGCCTCCAGAAAGATGCCAGTTGCGGCAGCTATGGTCAAGTCGTTCGACACAATGCCAGGTGCTTAA
- a CDS encoding uncharacterized protein (EggNog:ENOG503NWDW; COG:Q), whose protein sequence is MCYRKRGNSNQQTMTTKVIIQDMSSILRRSFTAISSLSKQFSSSFSTRTMSSFGRLIRFRDAAGNSRFGEPKISSVSEFDEAVAKGTLEATIFEGSSPFNVTPTSEAVKVQEVLPLLTVEDVPIVKCVGLNYIKHIQEGGRKPPPYPSIFIKPRASIAGYKEDIPIPKLAQDDQLDYEGELTIVIGKTGKNIPKEKALEHIAGFVVANDVSARKWQRDPAFAGGVPQWCFSKGFDKFAPVGPLLVSPKIVGNAGNLQLQTIVNGEVRQDTNTNDLLFSTEEIVAFISQGTTLEAGTIIMTGTPAGVAMGMKEPKWLKNGDVIEVKIEELGSVKNKMVFE, encoded by the exons atgtgTTATCGGAAAAGGGGCAACTCAAATCAACAAACAATGACAACAAAAGTCATCATCCAAGACATGTCATCAATATTGCGTCGCTCATTCACTGCCATCTCATCGTTGTCCAAACAGTTTTCGTCATCATTCTCCACACGTACCATGTCGTCGTTTGGCCGTCTCATTCGCTTCCGCGATGCTGCCGGCAACTCTCGCTTTGGCGAGCCCAAGATCTCATCGGTGTCCGAGTTCGATGAGGCTGTAGCAAAGGGCACACTGGAGGCAACCATTTTCGAGGGCAGCAGCCCCTTCAACGTCACACCAACATCTGAGGCGGTCAAGGTGCAGGAAGTTCTTCCCCTGTTGACTGTTGAGGATGTGCCAATTGTGAAGTGCGTCGGACTCAACTACATCAAGCACA TTCAGGAAGGTGGCCGCAAGCCTCCTCCATACCCTTCCATTTTCATCAAGCCACGCGCTTCCATTGCAGGCTACAAGGAGGAtatccccatcccaaaacTTGCCCAAGATGATCAGCTCGACTACGAGGGTGAGCTGACCATCGTCATCGGCAAGACTGGCAAGAACAtccccaaggagaaggctctTGAGCACATTGCTGGTTTCGTCGTTGCCAACGATGTTTCTGCTAGAAAATGGCAGCGTGACCCCGCCTTCGCCGGCGGCGTCCCACAGTGGTGCTTCAGCAAGGGCTTCGACAAGTTCGCCCCCGTCGGCCCTCTGCTTGTCTCCCCCAAAATTGTTGGCAACGCCGGCAACCTCCAGCTTCAGACCATTGTCAACGGCGAGGTACGACaagacaccaacaccaacgatCTTCTTTTCAGCACTGAGGAGATTGTTGCTTTCATCAGCCAGGGTACCACTCTCGAGGCtggcaccatcatcatgacgGGCACACCTGCGGGTGTTGCCATGGGTATGAAGGAGCCAAAGTGGCTCAAGAATGGCGATGTTATTGAggtcaagattgaggagttgggcagcgtcaagaacaagatggTTTTTGAGTAG